One genomic window of Corallococcus caeni includes the following:
- a CDS encoding SNF2-related protein produces the protein MEVEADAAAIAARAAEELVEAGLTPFHERLLAEELLARSGDTQQRLANALAEAKVDLNPHQVEAAMFALDALSRGGCMLADEVGLGKTIEAGLVVAQLMAEGKNRILILAPAVLRAQWNAELREKFDLDSVLVDGRDVKKHNNCFDQPFPVICSHPFAANKSALVSEIPWDLVIIDEAHRLRNAHRANNKTGQALRASLAGRPKLLLTATPLQNDLMELFGLMSLLDEQILGPEHAFRSRYRADEGGGMTEAAACELKERLAPVVQRTLRRQVREYVRYTNRRSIVEDFHPSPQEHDLYEKVSEYLQRSEAAAIEPGKKTLLTLCYRKLLASSTFAIAPTLRRLSENLEKRLMAARLGQQALSLFEPEEAKQFVEEGEEWSDDPAKAPQVRTLEQEVWELRQYADLADSIRINAKGEALKRALDRTFAVMRTHSWPEKALIFTESKRTQQYLFNLLSEHGYKDKISLLSGDAGGTPEERRALVEEFRHKTQILICTEAGAEGLNLQFCNLVVNYDLPWNPQRVEQRIGRCHRYGQQRDVLVVNFLNRQNAADARLFELLEKKLNLFDGVFGASDEILGALESGVDFERRVLDIYQSCRDPKDINVAFDKLREELEGSINQRMTSMRSVVLERFDGDVRRRLRVAGDAAKEVVAKRQQEAKALTGSVLGSRTSGRLQVAKAAYAVRDRTQDTVSYLQLDAAGLPSRLARLAGSEGWWFVYKFETTGLKPEEKLVHLVLVKDRDGGFRALPLTDGVHFTKLDAKEEKRRQPAPVSVQLMQEQSLMTAKDELIRAAERRNALELDKAKERADRYVEDCLMESREVVEAARQAWFDARKDVSGIEDVAERAKARAHSDRLERDYRRKLASLRNEEEKRYASKDRQLAELANKGRVTEKRTLIASAYFWLS, from the coding sequence CTGGAAGTGGAGGCGGACGCCGCGGCCATCGCGGCCCGCGCCGCGGAGGAGCTGGTGGAGGCGGGGCTGACGCCCTTCCACGAGCGGCTCCTCGCCGAGGAGTTGCTGGCGCGCAGCGGTGACACGCAGCAGCGGCTGGCCAACGCGCTGGCCGAAGCGAAGGTGGACCTCAACCCCCACCAGGTCGAAGCGGCGATGTTCGCGCTGGACGCGCTGTCGCGCGGCGGCTGCATGCTGGCGGACGAGGTGGGCCTGGGGAAGACCATCGAGGCGGGCCTCGTCGTCGCCCAGCTCATGGCCGAGGGCAAGAACCGCATCCTCATCCTGGCCCCGGCGGTGCTGCGCGCGCAGTGGAACGCGGAGCTGCGTGAGAAGTTCGACCTGGACAGCGTCCTCGTCGACGGCCGCGACGTGAAGAAGCACAACAACTGCTTCGACCAGCCCTTCCCCGTCATCTGTTCGCACCCGTTCGCCGCGAACAAGTCCGCGCTCGTGTCGGAGATTCCCTGGGACCTGGTCATCATCGACGAGGCCCACCGGCTGCGTAACGCGCACCGGGCCAACAACAAGACGGGCCAGGCGCTGCGCGCGTCGCTGGCGGGCCGCCCCAAGCTGCTGCTCACCGCCACCCCGCTCCAGAACGACCTGATGGAGCTGTTCGGCCTGATGTCGCTGCTGGACGAGCAGATCCTCGGCCCCGAGCACGCCTTCCGCAGCCGCTACCGCGCCGACGAGGGCGGCGGCATGACGGAGGCCGCCGCGTGCGAACTGAAGGAGCGGCTGGCTCCGGTGGTGCAGCGCACGCTGCGCCGGCAGGTGCGCGAATACGTCCGCTACACCAACCGCCGCAGCATCGTGGAGGACTTCCACCCGTCGCCCCAGGAGCACGACCTCTACGAGAAGGTCAGTGAGTACCTGCAGCGCTCGGAGGCCGCGGCCATCGAGCCGGGCAAGAAGACGCTCCTGACGCTGTGCTACCGCAAGCTGCTGGCCTCCTCCACGTTCGCCATCGCGCCCACGCTGCGGCGGCTGTCGGAGAACCTGGAGAAGCGCCTGATGGCCGCGCGGCTGGGACAGCAGGCCCTGTCGCTCTTCGAGCCGGAAGAGGCCAAGCAGTTCGTGGAGGAAGGCGAGGAGTGGTCCGACGACCCCGCCAAGGCGCCCCAGGTCCGCACGCTGGAGCAGGAGGTCTGGGAGCTGCGCCAGTACGCGGACCTCGCGGACTCCATCCGCATCAACGCCAAGGGTGAGGCCCTCAAGCGCGCGCTGGACCGCACCTTCGCGGTGATGCGCACGCACTCCTGGCCGGAGAAGGCGCTCATCTTCACGGAGTCCAAGCGCACGCAGCAGTACCTCTTCAACCTGCTGTCGGAGCACGGTTACAAGGACAAGATTTCCCTCCTGTCCGGCGACGCCGGCGGCACGCCCGAGGAGCGCCGGGCGCTGGTGGAGGAGTTCCGCCACAAGACGCAGATCCTCATCTGCACGGAAGCGGGCGCGGAGGGCCTCAACCTCCAGTTCTGCAACCTGGTGGTGAACTACGACCTGCCGTGGAACCCGCAGCGCGTGGAGCAGCGCATCGGCCGGTGCCACCGCTACGGCCAGCAGCGCGACGTGCTGGTGGTGAACTTCCTCAACCGGCAGAACGCGGCGGACGCGCGCCTGTTCGAGCTCTTGGAGAAGAAGCTCAACCTCTTCGACGGCGTGTTCGGCGCGTCGGATGAAATCCTGGGCGCGCTGGAGAGCGGCGTCGACTTCGAGCGCCGCGTGCTGGACATCTACCAGTCCTGCCGCGACCCGAAGGACATCAACGTCGCCTTCGACAAGCTGCGCGAGGAGCTGGAGGGCAGCATCAACCAGCGCATGACGTCGATGCGCTCCGTGGTGCTGGAGCGCTTCGACGGCGACGTGCGCCGCCGGCTGCGCGTGGCGGGAGACGCGGCCAAGGAAGTGGTGGCCAAGCGCCAGCAGGAGGCGAAGGCGCTCACCGGCTCCGTGCTGGGCAGCCGCACCTCCGGACGGCTCCAGGTGGCCAAGGCCGCCTACGCGGTGCGCGACCGCACCCAGGACACCGTCAGCTACCTGCAGCTGGACGCGGCGGGCCTGCCTTCACGGCTGGCGCGGCTGGCCGGCAGCGAGGGCTGGTGGTTCGTCTACAAGTTCGAGACCACCGGCCTCAAGCCGGAGGAGAAGCTGGTCCACCTGGTGCTGGTGAAGGACCGGGACGGCGGCTTCCGGGCCCTGCCGCTGACGGACGGTGTCCACTTCACGAAGCTCGACGCCAAGGAGGAGAAGCGACGGCAGCCCGCGCCGGTGTCGGTCCAGCTCATGCAAGAGCAGTCGCTCATGACCGCCAAGGATGAGCTGATTCGGGCCGCGGAACGGCGCAACGCGTTGGAGCTGGACAAGGCCAAGGAGCGCGCGGACCGCTACGTCGAGGACTGCCTGATGGAGTCGCGCGAGGTGGTGGAGGCCGCGCGCCAGGCGTGGTTCGACGCGCGCAAGGACGTCTCCGGCATCGAGGACGTCGCGGAGCGCGCGAAGGCGCGGGCGCACTCGGACCGCCTGGAGCGCGACTACCGCCGCAAGCTGGCGTCGCTGCGCAATGAAGAGGAGAAGCGCTACGCCTCCAAGGACCGGCAGCTGGCGGAGCTGGCCAACAAGGGGCGCGTGACGGAGAAGCGCACCCTCATCGCCTCCGCGTACTTCTGGCTGTCCTGA
- a CDS encoding DUF58 domain-containing protein — protein sequence MSLGRPVPSGLAVALFAGALVPAALAVASPAFGWLALAVDVAVLLLCAVDFLRAPRAQDLEARREVEPILSSGVDNPVRWELRSRTDRPVRGELRDEPPLDVESHGHRQPFTLEAGGASTRLTYRVRPPARGDARFGDVNLRLMGPLGLCSRQVKLPAARDVKVYPDLSALSREALTLARASEAVSARTLLRKSVEGREFESLREYRPGDDYRHIDWKSSARHGRTLVRTWQPERNQPVLLLLDCGRHMAGRVQGRRKLDHAVDAALRLARVSLDAGDVVGVLAFASDVRAFLPPRKGAEHLRLITESLYRAEAGLEESDYGRAFDFAFARQTRRTLVVLFTDLVDPDASAALLTRTLALRPRHLPVVASLLDEDLEAAATDVPGDAPSAYARQAAARMEAEYRRTATTLRDAGALVVRAPARGFGAAALNVYLDVKARGRL from the coding sequence GTGAGCCTCGGGCGTCCCGTCCCCAGCGGCCTCGCCGTGGCGCTGTTCGCCGGGGCGCTCGTGCCCGCCGCGCTCGCGGTGGCGAGCCCCGCCTTCGGGTGGCTGGCGCTCGCGGTGGACGTGGCCGTCCTGCTGCTGTGCGCGGTGGACTTCCTGCGCGCGCCCCGTGCCCAAGACCTGGAGGCGCGCCGCGAGGTGGAGCCCATCCTCTCCTCCGGCGTGGACAACCCCGTGCGCTGGGAGCTGCGGTCGCGCACGGACCGGCCCGTGCGCGGCGAGCTGCGCGACGAGCCGCCCCTGGACGTGGAGAGCCACGGCCACCGGCAGCCCTTCACGCTGGAGGCGGGCGGCGCGTCCACGCGGCTGACGTACCGCGTGCGTCCTCCCGCCCGTGGCGACGCGCGCTTTGGCGACGTGAACCTGCGCCTGATGGGCCCGCTGGGCCTGTGCTCGCGGCAGGTGAAGCTGCCCGCGGCTCGCGACGTGAAGGTGTATCCGGACCTGAGCGCCCTGTCGCGCGAGGCGCTGACGCTGGCGCGCGCGTCGGAGGCCGTGTCCGCGCGCACGCTCCTGCGCAAGTCGGTGGAGGGCCGCGAGTTCGAATCGCTGCGCGAGTACCGCCCCGGAGACGACTACCGCCACATCGACTGGAAGTCCTCCGCGCGCCATGGCCGCACGCTGGTGCGCACGTGGCAGCCGGAGCGCAACCAGCCGGTGCTGCTGCTATTGGACTGCGGCCGTCACATGGCGGGCCGGGTGCAGGGGCGCAGGAAGCTGGACCACGCGGTGGACGCGGCGCTGCGGCTGGCGCGCGTGAGCCTGGACGCGGGGGACGTGGTGGGCGTGCTCGCGTTCGCCAGCGACGTGCGCGCCTTCCTGCCTCCGCGCAAGGGCGCGGAGCACCTGCGCCTCATCACCGAGTCGCTCTACCGCGCGGAGGCCGGCCTGGAGGAGAGCGACTACGGCCGCGCGTTCGACTTCGCGTTCGCCCGCCAGACGCGCCGCACGCTGGTGGTGCTCTTCACCGACCTGGTGGATCCGGACGCGTCCGCCGCGCTCCTCACGCGCACGCTGGCCCTGCGCCCCCGGCACCTGCCCGTCGTCGCGTCGCTGCTGGACGAGGACCTGGAGGCCGCCGCCACCGACGTCCCCGGCGACGCCCCTTCCGCCTACGCGCGCCAGGCCGCCGCCCGCATGGAGGCCGAGTACCGCCGCACCGCCACCACGCTGCGCGACGCGGGGGCGCTGGTGGTGCGCGCACCGGCACGCGGCTTCGGCGCCGCTGCACTCAACGTGTACCTGGACGTGAAGGCGCGCGGGCGGCTCTGA
- a CDS encoding AAA family ATPase, with the protein MSDATPLSRLLDALGSAVVGQPRVLADLVTAFLARGHVLLEGVPGVAKTLTARSMAGALGLSFSRVQFTPDLMPADILGTNVFQPQSQAFRLMKGPVFTEVLVADEINRTPPKTQAALLEAMEERQVTIDGVTHALPPHFFVVATQNPLELEGTYPLPEAQLDRFLMRVRVGYPDGDSETALLRAFHQREGRPPGVSRVLDAATLTELQDRAARVACDDSILQYVVQLVRDTRAHPRVRLGASPRAAQALLAAAKAAAALRGTDFVTPDDVKAVTPGVLNHRLLLKAEAEVEGVTADDVLKQMLERVRVPR; encoded by the coding sequence ATGTCCGACGCCACGCCCCTCTCCCGCCTCCTCGACGCGCTGGGCTCGGCCGTCGTGGGCCAGCCCCGCGTGCTGGCCGACCTGGTGACGGCCTTCCTCGCGCGCGGCCACGTGCTGCTGGAGGGCGTGCCCGGCGTCGCCAAGACGCTCACCGCGCGCAGCATGGCGGGGGCGCTGGGCCTGTCCTTCTCCCGCGTGCAGTTCACGCCGGACCTGATGCCCGCGGACATCCTGGGCACCAACGTCTTCCAGCCGCAGTCGCAGGCCTTCCGCCTGATGAAGGGCCCCGTCTTCACGGAGGTCCTGGTCGCGGATGAGATCAACCGCACCCCGCCCAAGACGCAGGCCGCGCTGCTGGAGGCCATGGAGGAGCGGCAGGTCACCATCGACGGCGTCACGCACGCGCTGCCGCCGCACTTCTTCGTCGTCGCCACGCAGAATCCGCTGGAGCTGGAGGGCACCTATCCCCTCCCCGAGGCGCAGCTCGACCGCTTCCTCATGCGCGTGCGCGTGGGCTACCCGGACGGAGACTCGGAGACGGCGCTGCTCCGTGCCTTCCACCAGCGCGAGGGCCGCCCGCCCGGCGTGTCCCGCGTGCTGGACGCGGCCACGTTGACGGAGCTTCAGGACCGCGCGGCCCGCGTCGCGTGCGACGACTCCATCCTCCAGTACGTCGTGCAGCTCGTGCGCGACACCCGCGCCCACCCCCGCGTGCGGCTGGGCGCGAGCCCCCGCGCCGCGCAGGCCCTGCTCGCGGCGGCCAAGGCGGCCGCGGCGCTGCGGGGCACCGACTTCGTCACCCCGGACGACGTGAAGGCCGTCACGCCTGGCGTCCTCAACCACCGCCTCCTCCTCAAGGCCGAGGCGGAGGTGGAGGGCGTCACCGCGGATGACGTGCTCAAGCAGATGCTCGAACGGGTGCGAGTGCCCCGGTGA